The following is a genomic window from Hyphomicrobiales bacterium.
GCCTCCCTTCAGATCTTCCGGACGCGCGAGCGCGAGGCCGAGCTCCTCCGGATGCACGGAAAAGCGCCGGATCTGGCCATTTTCCAGCGCCACCACATCGGTGCGCGCGGCAACGGTCAGTTCATCGAGGCCATCCGTGCCATAGACGGCCCAGACTTTTTCCGACCCCAGCGTCTTCAGCACCGCGACAAGAGGCTCCAGCCAACTCTCGGCGAAAACGCCGAGCACCTGGCGCTTCACCCCGGCTGGATTGGCGAGCGGACCGACCAGATTGAACAGCGTGCGCGTGCCAAGCTCCGCGCGAACCGCCGCGACATGACGCATCGAGCCGTGATGGGTCGGCGCGAACATGAAGCCGACGCCCGCTTCGCGGATGGTGCGCGCGATGCCCGGCGCATCCTGGCCGACCTTGACACCAAGCGCCATCAACACGTCGGCGGCGCCCGACTTCGAGGAGGCGGCACGATTGCCATGCTTGGCGACGACGACGCCCGCGGCGGCCGCGATGATGGAGGCGAGCGTCGAGACGTTGTAGCTGCCGGAATTGTCGCCGCCGGTGCCGACGATGTCGATGGCGTCGGGCGGGGCGGAGACGCGCAGCATACGGGCCCGCATGGCCGACACAGCGCCGACGATCTCGTCGACGCTCTCGCCGCGGACTCGCAGCGCCATGAGGAAGGCGCCGCTCTGGGCGGGTGTCACCTCGCCGGAGAGCAGGGTGTCAAAGGCGGCCTGCGCCTCGTCGCGGCTTAGCGGGGCGCCGGTGGCGACTTTGGCGATGAAAGGCTTGAAGGCATCCATGGCGTTCCCGTCAGTTATGGTTGTGGCGATGCGTCCGGTTCCAGACGGCCGCCAAGTCTAGGAAGTTACGCATGATCGTCGCGCCATGCTCGGAAAGAATGCTCTCCGGATGGAACTGGACGCCATGCACGGGATGCCTTTTGTGCGACAGGGCCATGATAAGGCCGTCATCGCTCTCGGCGGTGACATCGAAGACATCCGGACAGGTCGCGCGGTCAACCACCAGGGAGTGGTAGCGTGTCGCCTTGAACGGCCCGTTGATGCCGCGGAAGACGCTGCCTCCGTTGTGGCGAACCTCGGAAATCTTGCCGTGCATCGGGGCCGGCGCCCGCACGACGTCGCCGCCATAGACCTGTCCCATGGCCTGCATGCCGAGGCATACGCCGAACAGCGGAATGGACGGCCCGGCCTCGGTGATGAGGCTGAGGCAGATGCCAGCCTCGTTCGGCGTACAGGGCCCGGGTGACAGCACGATGGCATCCGGGCCGCTGGCTAGAACATCGGCAACGGTCAGCGCGTCATTGCGATGAACCTCGACATCCGCGCCCGTGCCCGCGACGAGATGCACGAGGTTCCAGGTGAATGAATCGTAGTTGTCGATCAGGACGATACGCGTCATGGCGGAACCTCCTACTGCCCGCGCCTGGCCGTCGCGGCGAAGCGCACGGCTTCCTCCGCGGCTCGGAAGGC
Proteins encoded in this region:
- the trpD gene encoding Anthranilate phosphoribosyltransferase, which produces MDAFKPFIAKVATGAPLSRDEAQAAFDTLLSGEVTPAQSGAFLMALRVRGESVDEIVGAVSAMRARMLRVSAPPDAIDIVGTGGDNSGSYNVSTLASIIAAAAGVVVAKHGNRAASSKSGAADVLMALGVKVGQDAPGIARTIREAGVGFMFAPTHHGSMRHVAAVRAELGTRTLFNLVGPLANPAGVKRQVLGVFAESWLEPLVAVLKTLGSEKVWAVYGTDGLDELTVAARTDVVALENGQIRRFSVHPEELGLALARPEDLKGGDPEHNAEALRDVLDGKPGAYRDIALLNAAAGLVVADKATDLKEGLVLAVKAVDSGAARKVLQDLVRVSNAAPEEQQ
- the pabA gene encoding aminodeoxychorismate synthase subunit 2 produces the protein MTRIVLIDNYDSFTWNLVHLVAGTGADVEVHRNDALTVADVLASGPDAIVLSPGPCTPNEAGICLSLITEAGPSIPLFGVCLGMQAMGQVYGGDVVRAPAPMHGKISEVRHNGGSVFRGINGPFKATRYHSLVVDRATCPDVFDVTAESDDGLIMALSHKRHPVHGVQFHPESILSEHGATIMRNFLDLAAVWNRTHRHNHN